The proteins below come from a single Zhouia spongiae genomic window:
- a CDS encoding DUF1801 domain-containing protein translates to MRKLKLKTDPNTEAVFADYPDFVKGKMQFMRELVRETAEETEAVTVLEETLKWGEPGFVTKYGSTLRMDWKEKTPDRYAMYFQCSSRLVETFRMIFKNTFVFEGNRAIVFGLEDEIPVEELKHCIKAALMYHKVKHLPTLGI, encoded by the coding sequence ATGAGGAAATTGAAATTGAAAACAGATCCTAATACGGAAGCAGTCTTTGCAGATTACCCCGACTTTGTTAAGGGGAAAATGCAGTTTATGAGGGAGTTGGTAAGAGAAACAGCAGAAGAAACCGAAGCCGTAACCGTTTTGGAAGAAACACTAAAATGGGGAGAACCCGGTTTTGTAACCAAATACGGCAGCACCTTGCGAATGGACTGGAAAGAAAAAACACCCGACCGTTATGCCATGTATTTTCAGTGCTCAAGCAGACTGGTAGAAACCTTTAGAATGATATTTAAAAATACATTCGTATTCGAAGGAAACAGAGCCATCGTATTCGGACTCGAAGACGAGATCCCGGTAGAAGAACTTAAGCATTGTATAAAAGCCGCTTTGATGTACCATAAGGTAAAACACCTGCCCACTTTAGGGATATAA
- a CDS encoding VOC family protein, whose protein sequence is MSFVNSHINYIEFKAHDLEAIKKFYKASFGWSFTDYGSTYIAFSDSGLEGGFERTEATIINGALVVLYHEDLEGIKDKVKANGGKITKEIFSFPGGRRFHFSDPSGNELAIWSDK, encoded by the coding sequence ATGAGTTTTGTAAACAGCCATATCAATTATATAGAATTTAAAGCGCATGACCTGGAGGCTATTAAAAAGTTCTACAAGGCGTCTTTTGGATGGAGCTTTACCGATTACGGCTCCACGTATATTGCATTTTCAGATAGCGGACTCGAAGGAGGATTCGAAAGAACAGAAGCAACGATCATAAACGGGGCTCTGGTGGTTTTATACCATGAAGACCTGGAAGGCATAAAAGATAAAGTGAAGGCCAATGGAGGGAAGATAACCAAAGAGATATTTTCATTTCCCGGAGGAAGGAGGTTCCATTTTTCCGATCCTTCCGGTAACGAACTGGCAATATGGTCTGATAAGTAG
- a CDS encoding HopJ type III effector protein, translated as MELKEFKEKLSSNPTSIAFVDTIEIIEKHYSFTPTEFKNGEVTNEANQNNGSCKIFAFAQLQNLSKEDTLACFGKFYTEDVLPNPEGDDHQNIRNFIKYGWDGIQFKGRALRKI; from the coding sequence ATGGAGCTTAAAGAATTTAAAGAAAAACTTTCTAGTAATCCGACATCCATTGCTTTTGTCGATACTATCGAAATTATTGAAAAGCATTATTCCTTTACCCCGACCGAGTTTAAGAACGGAGAAGTAACCAATGAAGCCAATCAGAATAACGGGTCGTGTAAGATATTCGCTTTTGCACAATTACAAAACCTTTCAAAAGAAGATACGCTGGCATGTTTTGGTAAATTTTATACCGAAGATGTTTTACCAAACCCGGAGGGAGACGATCATCAGAACATCAGAAACTTTATAAAGTATGGCTGGGATGGTATTCAGTTTAAAGGCCGGGCCCTGCGAAAAATATAA
- a CDS encoding DUF4349 domain-containing protein → MNTSLNKNTAVRYGTKYFALLLLCIITSCSQNQEGANIEMAADEVMASPSEQRAAVAVERKLIKEGRVEFETGDISSARKSIFKAVETYEAYVSSDQEFKYSGRRSNTVVIRVPATNFDDLLKDATHGVDKFDSKEINVRDVTEEFLDVQARLKTKKELEGRYLELIKQAKNVTEILEIERQTGQLRSDIESIEGRLKYLENKVSFATLTITFYETIPDKIAFGQKFKSGFKSGWENLIWFFVALTNVWPFILLAIGLLIGIRIYRKKRK, encoded by the coding sequence ATGAATACTTCCTTAAATAAAAATACAGCTGTGAGATACGGCACAAAATACTTTGCACTCCTTTTATTGTGTATCATAACAAGTTGTTCGCAAAATCAGGAAGGTGCCAATATAGAAATGGCAGCCGATGAAGTGATGGCTTCGCCGAGTGAACAAAGAGCAGCGGTAGCGGTAGAGCGGAAATTAATTAAAGAAGGGAGGGTCGAATTTGAAACCGGTGATATAAGCTCGGCACGGAAATCAATATTTAAGGCGGTCGAAACCTACGAAGCCTATGTTTCATCAGACCAGGAATTTAAATACTCCGGACGCAGGAGTAATACCGTAGTTATACGCGTGCCTGCAACCAATTTTGATGATTTGCTGAAGGATGCAACCCACGGAGTAGATAAATTTGACAGTAAGGAAATTAATGTACGAGATGTAACAGAAGAGTTTCTCGATGTACAGGCCAGGCTTAAAACCAAAAAAGAATTGGAGGGCAGGTACCTGGAGCTTATAAAACAAGCGAAGAATGTAACCGAAATATTAGAAATAGAAAGACAAACAGGTCAGCTCAGATCCGATATAGAATCTATAGAAGGCCGGTTAAAATATTTAGAAAACAAGGTGTCATTCGCGACCCTGACCATCACTTTTTATGAGACCATACCCGACAAAATCGCTTTCGGACAAAAATTTAAGAGTGGATTTAAAAGCGGTTGGGAAAATTTAATTTGGTTCTTTGTTGCCTTAACAAATGTATGGCCGTTTATTCTTTTGGCTATCGGACTCCTCATCGGTATCAGGATATACAGAAAGAAAAGAAAATAA
- a CDS encoding leucine-rich repeat domain-containing protein, whose amino-acid sequence MKKIILLFFISVHMYGQKFNDYETAINNSEKVISLSITSKDIIDKRIQLLTNLKRLSIYTNRNFKFPHEIEKLTKLEHLYIFSDSIKNLNTCIFNLTNLKTLQIKSNRIEYIPENLGNLKNLNRLVLHCENLTEIPGTINNLSLLEELDIYCKKDLKFPEKLNNLNKLIEFRLGQALNFPESITQLKSLKRITFDTSFFSSLPNSIENLENLEVLSLSNSKIKVLPEAISNLRLLKALELYSSEIMTLPHSLSNLKFLEGISLKYSSNFTDFDSLFRIAKESSSLKWINIEGTSYNVKYIERIKKELKNIELIYQYED is encoded by the coding sequence ATGAAAAAAATCATATTATTATTCTTTATTTCGGTCCATATGTATGGACAAAAATTTAATGACTATGAGACTGCAATCAATAACTCAGAAAAAGTTATATCATTAAGCATAACTTCAAAAGATATAATAGATAAGAGAATCCAACTTTTAACAAATCTTAAACGATTATCAATTTATACCAATCGAAATTTTAAATTCCCTCATGAAATTGAAAAATTAACTAAGTTAGAACACCTTTACATTTTCTCTGATTCAATTAAAAACTTAAACACTTGTATTTTTAACTTAACAAACCTTAAGACCTTACAAATAAAGTCGAATAGAATAGAATATATCCCTGAGAATTTGGGGAATTTAAAGAATCTGAATAGATTAGTTTTACATTGTGAGAATCTTACAGAAATTCCTGGTACAATTAATAATTTAAGTTTACTAGAAGAATTAGACATTTACTGTAAAAAAGATTTAAAATTTCCTGAAAAATTAAATAACCTAAACAAATTGATTGAATTTCGCTTGGGACAAGCTTTAAATTTTCCTGAATCTATAACGCAATTAAAATCTCTAAAAAGAATAACATTCGATACAAGTTTTTTTAGTTCTTTACCAAATAGCATTGAAAATCTTGAAAATCTTGAAGTATTAAGTTTATCTAATTCCAAAATAAAGGTTCTTCCGGAGGCAATATCTAATTTAAGATTATTAAAAGCTTTAGAGCTATATTCAAGTGAAATAATGACTTTGCCACATAGTTTATCAAATTTAAAATTTCTTGAAGGTATCAGTTTAAAATATAGTTCAAATTTCACTGATTTTGATTCGTTATTTAGAATCGCTAAAGAATCTTCTTCCTTAAAGTGGATTAATATTGAAGGAACCAGTTATAATGTAAAATATATAGAAAGAATTAAAAAAGAACTTAAAAATATTGAACTAATTTATCAATACGAAGATTAA
- a CDS encoding alpha/beta fold hydrolase, translating to MTFRSSDSATHNYFQSTEVIIDYFHSQSTDRNIRVVATGFDKEQTILFIHGAPGSGNAFYRYLKNEELSAIANIITYDRPGYGYSGFGNAVTSVSRQSEVVAEIIKNYRLTNVLLAGHSYGGTIAAYAPVLSDDIKATLLIAPALDPDLEQYYLAGNLSQWKLTRWLIPTAWNVSGDEKYTHADELNKHINDWQNVAVPVVMLQGDKDMLVPYENLAFAKQHFNSGYFTGKTIVDENHFTPWTKEKLVIDEVIKLMD from the coding sequence ATGACCTTCCGTTCGTCGGACAGCGCAACTCATAACTATTTTCAGTCTACCGAGGTCATTATTGATTATTTTCATTCCCAAAGTACAGACAGAAATATTCGGGTGGTTGCTACCGGATTTGATAAGGAACAAACTATCCTCTTTATACATGGAGCCCCGGGTTCGGGAAATGCTTTTTACCGGTACTTAAAAAACGAGGAGCTAAGCGCCATAGCGAATATCATTACCTACGATCGTCCCGGATATGGATATTCCGGTTTTGGCAATGCTGTTACCTCCGTCTCCCGACAGTCTGAGGTGGTCGCCGAGATTATCAAAAACTACCGGTTAACCAATGTTTTACTGGCAGGGCACTCGTATGGAGGAACTATTGCCGCATACGCTCCGGTTTTATCCGATGATATAAAAGCTACGCTTCTTATCGCTCCGGCTTTAGACCCTGATCTGGAACAGTATTACCTGGCAGGCAACTTATCTCAGTGGAAATTAACCCGGTGGCTTATCCCTACCGCATGGAATGTATCGGGCGATGAAAAATATACGCATGCCGATGAACTGAATAAACATATCAATGACTGGCAGAACGTGGCTGTGCCTGTGGTAATGCTTCAGGGCGATAAGGATATGCTGGTGCCGTATGAGAACCTCGCCTTTGCAAAACAACATTTTAACTCTGGTTACTTTACAGGTAAAACGATTGTAGACGAAAACCATTTTACACCCTGGACCAAAGAGAAGCTGGTAATTGATGAGGTTATAAAGCTAATGGATTAG